In Acaryochloris marina S15, a single genomic region encodes these proteins:
- a CDS encoding GAF domain-containing hybrid sensor histidine kinase/response regulator, which translates to MTQESSRMLHLLEVLTSLSYRQSDLNDYLTTVVSGISQLIDTDWSIVTLCQDKQYRILASSVEMDDAETVWNLHGSITNCILERGTTLMVEDVALEPMGHMPEGYAAYLGIPLKTPMGTVLGTVCSFYRQPHRCTDEDVQLAEVLAERAAIAIDNYQLYQRQQLVNVQYQQLSEKLGLANEDLERAAQMKDEFLATMSHELRTPLTAIIGLAEVLREEVYGALNPKQMKSVRTIEESGENLLAQLNDLIDLSKIESGNLELQCSRVPIGVLIESCLAMVQHQAQDQQINLSHSIPADLAEVKGDELRLQQVFLNLIRNAIKFTPQGGEVSVRAQMQDAETIQVSVTDTGIGIATAELSQVFEPFVQLDSSRTRLYGGTGLGLTLVQRLVKLHGGMVQVYSEVGAGSTFTITLPFSCSPVDGEEPTSVPPSRPRTIAAPLILLAEDRESIVLLLTDYLEEQGYRVAIATNGQSAIDLATRQTPDLIFMDIRLPQVDGLEATRQIRSHLPYTPIIALTSLLMPEDKERFLAAGFSDSLSKPLKMEQLTKMITKHLQI; encoded by the coding sequence ATGACGCAAGAATCCAGCCGCATGCTCCATCTTCTGGAAGTTCTCACTTCTCTGAGTTATCGCCAGAGCGATCTAAATGACTATCTCACCACCGTTGTCTCGGGCATCAGCCAACTCATTGACACGGACTGGTCCATCGTCACCCTCTGCCAAGACAAACAGTATCGCATCCTCGCCAGTAGCGTAGAGATGGATGACGCTGAAACCGTTTGGAACTTACATGGATCCATCACCAATTGCATCTTGGAACGGGGAACCACGCTGATGGTAGAAGACGTAGCCCTAGAGCCGATGGGTCACATGCCTGAGGGATATGCAGCCTATTTAGGTATTCCCCTCAAAACCCCAATGGGCACAGTCTTAGGCACAGTCTGTTCTTTTTATCGACAGCCCCATCGCTGTACAGATGAAGATGTGCAGCTCGCTGAAGTATTAGCAGAACGAGCTGCGATCGCAATCGACAATTACCAGCTCTATCAACGCCAGCAGTTAGTCAATGTCCAGTATCAGCAGTTAAGTGAAAAGTTAGGGCTCGCTAACGAAGATCTAGAACGGGCCGCCCAGATGAAGGATGAGTTTCTGGCCACCATGAGCCATGAACTGCGCACCCCATTGACAGCAATTATCGGACTAGCAGAGGTACTGCGGGAGGAGGTCTATGGTGCTCTCAACCCCAAACAGATGAAGTCTGTCCGTACCATTGAAGAGAGTGGTGAAAATCTGTTAGCCCAGCTCAACGACTTAATTGACCTCTCCAAAATTGAATCGGGCAATCTGGAGCTACAGTGCAGTCGGGTTCCCATTGGCGTCCTGATCGAAAGCTGTCTAGCGATGGTCCAACATCAAGCCCAAGATCAACAGATCAATCTGAGCCACTCTATCCCAGCAGATTTAGCGGAAGTGAAAGGAGATGAACTGCGGTTGCAGCAAGTCTTCCTGAACTTGATCCGCAATGCCATTAAATTCACACCCCAGGGGGGGGAAGTATCCGTAAGGGCGCAGATGCAGGATGCGGAAACGATTCAAGTGAGTGTGACAGATACGGGAATTGGTATTGCTACCGCAGAACTCTCTCAAGTATTTGAACCCTTCGTACAGCTCGATAGTTCTAGGACACGACTCTATGGAGGGACAGGTTTAGGCTTAACCCTAGTGCAGAGATTAGTCAAACTCCACGGCGGTATGGTTCAGGTCTATAGCGAAGTTGGTGCAGGCAGTACCTTTACTATCACCTTACCCTTCTCTTGCTCTCCTGTTGATGGAGAAGAACCAACATCTGTTCCCCCTTCTCGCCCCAGGACTATCGCTGCCCCGTTGATTTTGCTAGCGGAAGATCGAGAATCCATTGTCCTACTGCTGACGGATTACCTTGAAGAACAGGGATACCGAGTTGCGATCGCAACCAATGGTCAATCGGCCATCGACCTCGCCACCCGCCAAACCCCAGATCTGATCTTTATGGATATTCGTTTACCCCAAGTCGATGGCTTAGAAGCAACCCGTCAGATTCGCAGTCATCTACCCTACACCCCAATCATTGCCCTGACTTCATTACTCATGCCCGAGGATAAGGAAC
- a CDS encoding NB-ARC domain-containing protein, with amino-acid sequence MDHQSSAPQRQRGFSLTPLGMKKLQQRLLALEAQTGVKHNAARITQQIQIIDPKGLHPTTVRKILRQETVDLTTLQVLFHALNLDLAQVDCEQPSPLQAAPTQQDWGGAPDATPFYGRHQALKTVSHWIVADRCRLVTLLGMGGMGKTALSIRLAQQVQNQFTTLIWRSLRNAPPIEVLLLDYLQVFSGQREAELPQHLNGQISQLTDYLRQSRCLLVLDNVESILERGRPAGRYQSSRKGYRELLHQIASTDHQSCLILTSREKPQGIAAFEGEALPVRSYHLQGLDASSGQEILQQKGFTHLTSATSQLIETYQGNPLALKIVATAIQDLFAGDIQGFLDQERIAFSEIRLLLDQQFARLSSLEQQVLYWLAIARAPISLKTLQSDILTPSTHLLEAIESIDRRSLLERDSTVFQLTLQPVIMEYVCDRFIDTVSAELLNLPLPETSLFYSHALIKADSPDYLRDGQIRLILAPIADRLLASLGSPGRLEVHLKQMLSHLSSQPSYGAGNLLNLLVYLNIDVTGYDFSGLTVWQAYLQGSNLHQVNLRAADVTKSVFTQTFGDIYDATLSPNGQWVATAHADGIPRVWQVKDGKLLFAYQAHSQAVWTVAFSPDGQTLASGSFDQTILLWNLEQGEGQHILSGHQDRIWSIAFSPDGQILASGSNDCTLRLWDVTTGDCIHTLTGHTDGVTTLAYHPDGNLIASGSADQTLRLWHPSMGLLTTLLGHTLPITCIAFSQDGQFLASSDAQTIRLWQVDTRDCLHVIENLTSIWSVAFSIDGQILGAGDRQHLKFWQVSTGALIQSQTGYDSQIWSVAFSSNGQQFLACDKQKLGVWEFAAQPNDKSLVHRICTLEGYTNAVWSVAFSPDGQTLASGSTDHVIRLWDVDHQHCRQRHLQPSARRITFSPDGQILASGSEDGSVQLWEPTTGRQFTMTTRHEGKVWTVAFSPDGQILASGGADHQIRFWDGVNHHSLRTFTGHDSWVLSVAFSGHTLISGSADQTIKLWDVRTGDCHHTLTGHMGAVWSVSAHADTLASASEDQTIRLWDLSTGEECQTLKGHDSLVLTVQISPDGQYIASGSADNTVRLWDIQTGKCLKVLTGHTHSVWSVAFSPNGQRLISGGQDGALCLWAVESGQQLGQMPLERPYEGMDITGACGLTPSRRQMLQTLGAIES; translated from the coding sequence ATGGATCATCAATCTTCTGCACCCCAGCGTCAGCGCGGATTCTCGCTGACGCCCCTCGGGATGAAGAAACTACAGCAACGGTTACTCGCTCTAGAAGCCCAAACGGGTGTGAAACATAATGCCGCCCGCATTACCCAGCAGATCCAAATTATTGATCCTAAGGGACTCCACCCCACCACCGTCCGCAAAATTCTGCGCCAGGAAACCGTAGACTTGACAACCCTTCAAGTTCTTTTTCATGCCTTGAACCTAGACCTGGCTCAGGTCGATTGTGAGCAACCCTCGCCCCTACAGGCCGCACCCACACAACAAGATTGGGGTGGGGCACCAGACGCCACCCCATTTTATGGTCGTCATCAGGCGTTAAAGACCGTCAGCCACTGGATAGTTGCAGATCGCTGCCGATTAGTGACCCTGCTGGGAATGGGCGGCATGGGAAAGACGGCCCTCTCCATCAGACTCGCCCAGCAAGTTCAAAATCAATTTACCACCCTGATCTGGCGGTCTCTGCGGAACGCTCCCCCCATTGAGGTGTTGTTACTGGACTACCTGCAAGTCTTTTCAGGACAAAGGGAGGCCGAACTGCCACAGCACCTCAATGGCCAAATTTCTCAACTGACAGACTACCTGCGCCAATCTCGATGTCTTTTAGTTCTCGATAATGTGGAGTCCATCCTAGAGCGAGGTCGTCCTGCTGGACGATATCAATCTAGCCGGAAGGGGTATAGGGAGCTACTACACCAAATTGCTAGCACCGACCATCAGAGCTGCTTGATCCTGACCAGTCGTGAAAAACCCCAAGGAATTGCAGCCTTCGAAGGAGAAGCCTTGCCCGTTCGTTCTTACCATTTACAGGGCTTAGATGCATCATCAGGTCAGGAAATTCTCCAGCAAAAAGGCTTTACCCATCTCACCTCAGCCACTAGTCAGCTGATTGAAACCTATCAGGGTAATCCCCTGGCCTTAAAAATTGTCGCGACTGCCATCCAGGATCTCTTTGCGGGGGATATCCAAGGGTTTCTAGACCAAGAGCGAATTGCTTTTAGTGAAATCCGCTTACTGCTAGATCAACAGTTTGCGCGGCTGTCATCCCTAGAACAGCAGGTGCTGTATTGGCTTGCGATCGCACGCGCCCCCATCTCTCTAAAAACCTTGCAGTCCGACATCCTCACCCCCTCAACCCATCTTCTGGAAGCCATCGAGTCCATTGACAGACGCTCTCTGCTGGAACGGGACAGCACTGTATTTCAGCTGACCCTACAGCCCGTGATTATGGAGTATGTTTGCGATCGCTTTATTGATACCGTCAGTGCAGAGCTTCTCAACCTGCCCCTACCAGAGACTTCTCTATTTTATTCCCATGCCCTGATCAAAGCAGACAGCCCAGACTATCTCCGGGATGGTCAAATTCGCTTAATTCTGGCCCCCATCGCCGACCGATTATTAGCGAGTCTGGGCAGCCCTGGTCGGCTCGAAGTCCATCTCAAACAGATGCTGTCGCACCTCTCGTCCCAGCCTAGTTATGGTGCTGGCAATCTTCTTAATTTGCTGGTGTACTTAAATATCGATGTGACAGGCTATGACTTTTCTGGCTTGACCGTTTGGCAAGCCTATCTTCAGGGCAGCAATCTCCATCAGGTGAACCTTAGGGCAGCAGACGTTACAAAAAGTGTGTTCACCCAGACCTTTGGTGATATCTACGACGCCACCCTTAGCCCCAACGGTCAATGGGTGGCAACAGCCCATGCCGATGGTATTCCCCGAGTCTGGCAAGTCAAGGACGGCAAGCTATTATTTGCCTACCAGGCTCATTCCCAAGCCGTCTGGACCGTTGCCTTTAGCCCCGATGGTCAGACCCTCGCTAGCGGCAGTTTTGATCAGACTATTCTGCTGTGGAATCTAGAACAGGGGGAAGGGCAACATATCCTCTCCGGACATCAGGATCGGATTTGGTCTATCGCCTTTAGCCCCGATGGCCAAATTCTCGCGAGTGGCAGCAACGACTGCACCCTGCGCCTCTGGGATGTAACAACTGGCGACTGTATTCATACTCTTACCGGACATACCGATGGCGTTACCACCCTTGCCTATCATCCTGACGGCAACCTGATTGCCAGTGGCAGTGCCGATCAGACCCTTCGACTCTGGCATCCTTCAATGGGATTACTGACAACCCTGCTGGGACATACCCTTCCGATTACCTGCATTGCCTTTAGTCAGGATGGTCAATTTTTAGCTAGCAGTGATGCCCAAACCATTCGTCTCTGGCAGGTAGATACCCGAGACTGCCTTCACGTCATTGAGAATTTAACGTCGATTTGGTCGGTAGCCTTTAGTATCGATGGGCAAATTTTGGGGGCAGGCGATCGCCAACATCTCAAGTTTTGGCAGGTCTCTACCGGAGCACTGATTCAGTCTCAGACCGGATACGACAGTCAAATCTGGTCTGTAGCCTTTAGCTCCAATGGTCAGCAGTTTTTAGCCTGTGATAAGCAAAAGTTGGGGGTCTGGGAGTTTGCAGCTCAACCCAACGACAAGAGCCTTGTACATCGCATTTGCACTCTGGAGGGGTATACGAATGCGGTCTGGTCTGTAGCCTTTAGTCCTGATGGTCAAACCCTTGCCAGCGGCAGCACCGATCACGTGATCAGGCTGTGGGATGTGGACCACCAGCACTGTAGGCAGCGCCATCTGCAACCCTCTGCCCGCCGCATCACCTTTAGCCCCGATGGCCAAATTCTCGCTAGCGGCAGTGAAGATGGCTCAGTCCAGCTGTGGGAACCTACAACCGGGCGGCAGTTTACGATGACCACTCGTCACGAGGGCAAAGTATGGACAGTTGCCTTTAGCCCCGATGGCCAAATTCTCGCTAGCGGTGGTGCCGACCACCAAATTCGCTTCTGGGATGGAGTCAATCACCATAGCCTCAGAACCTTCACCGGTCACGACAGTTGGGTGTTATCTGTGGCCTTCTCTGGCCATACCTTAATCAGCGGCAGTGCCGATCAAACCATCAAACTATGGGACGTTCGCACAGGCGACTGTCACCACACTTTGACTGGACATATGGGCGCAGTGTGGTCCGTCAGCGCCCATGCAGATACTCTCGCCTCTGCCAGTGAAGATCAAACCATTCGACTCTGGGATCTCTCTACGGGAGAAGAGTGCCAAACTCTCAAAGGCCATGACAGCCTCGTATTAACCGTGCAGATCAGTCCAGATGGACAATATATCGCCAGTGGTAGTGCTGATAACACCGTTCGATTATGGGATATCCAGACTGGGAAATGTCTTAAGGTTCTAACGGGGCATACTCACTCTGTCTGGTCCGTGGCCTTCAGCCCTAATGGTCAGCGCTTAATCAGCGGAGGACAGGATGGTGCCTTGTGCCTGTGGGCTGTGGAATCCGGTCAGCAGCTCGGCCAAATGCCGTTAGAGCGTCCCTACGAAGGTATGGATATTACAGGGGCTTGCGGACTCACACCATCGCGCCGCCAGATGCTGCAAACCTTGGGAGCTATTGAGTCATGA
- the crtL gene encoding lycopene beta cyclase, with protein MLDFDALVIGAGPAGMIIAAALAEQGIKVGGLTASPLRQVWPNTYGIWRDELEALGLTELLGHCWENCVSYFGKGEVNHGRAYGLFDKVKLQNHLLAQCETGGVEWQQGKAINIEHDHKRSIVTTAAGETIHARVVIDASGHNPMFIKRQQQEAVAFQTAYGIVGHFSAPPVNPQQFVLQDFRSEHLSATERATEPPTFLYGMDFGNDVYFVEETSLAMAPAVSFELLERRLHQRLAARGVQVTAIHEVERCIFPMTLPLPDLHQPVVAFGGAASMVHPASGYMVGALLRRGPSLAAAIATKLQDTQAGPTVIAQAAWQELWNRDRLRKYYLYRFGLEKLMRFDEVLLKQHFDTFFSLPRGQWSGFLADTLSTPALVAVMVRLFAIAPNSLRWGLLQFPGRESNLLWQSITSK; from the coding sequence ATGTTGGATTTTGATGCGCTGGTCATTGGGGCAGGCCCCGCTGGGATGATTATTGCGGCGGCTTTGGCCGAGCAAGGCATCAAGGTTGGCGGCCTAACTGCTAGTCCGCTGCGGCAAGTCTGGCCGAATACCTACGGTATCTGGCGCGATGAACTCGAAGCTCTGGGATTGACGGAATTATTAGGGCATTGTTGGGAAAACTGTGTCTCCTATTTTGGTAAAGGGGAAGTCAACCACGGTCGCGCCTACGGTTTATTCGATAAAGTCAAGCTGCAAAACCATCTGCTGGCCCAATGCGAAACCGGGGGCGTGGAATGGCAGCAAGGTAAGGCCATAAATATCGAGCACGATCACAAACGCTCGATCGTCACGACTGCGGCAGGTGAAACCATACATGCCAGGGTGGTGATTGATGCCAGCGGCCACAATCCGATGTTTATCAAGCGGCAACAGCAGGAGGCAGTAGCATTTCAAACGGCCTATGGTATCGTCGGTCATTTTTCCGCACCCCCCGTCAATCCACAACAATTCGTGCTTCAGGATTTTCGCAGCGAGCATTTATCGGCCACTGAACGCGCCACCGAGCCGCCGACCTTTCTCTATGGGATGGATTTTGGTAATGATGTCTATTTTGTGGAAGAGACATCCCTGGCGATGGCACCTGCCGTCAGCTTTGAACTACTAGAGCGACGCTTGCACCAACGATTAGCCGCCCGCGGAGTTCAGGTGACTGCGATCCATGAGGTGGAACGCTGCATCTTTCCGATGACACTTCCCCTGCCGGATCTCCATCAACCCGTGGTGGCCTTTGGTGGTGCTGCGAGCATGGTACATCCCGCTTCGGGGTATATGGTCGGGGCGCTGCTGCGCCGTGGGCCTAGTTTGGCTGCAGCTATTGCCACTAAACTCCAGGATACTCAAGCTGGACCAACCGTGATCGCTCAGGCGGCATGGCAGGAGCTATGGAATCGAGATCGCCTGCGCAAGTACTATCTCTATCGGTTTGGCTTAGAAAAGTTAATGCGGTTTGATGAGGTGCTGTTAAAACAGCATTTCGATACTTTCTTTAGTCTGCCCCGAGGTCAATGGTCGGGATTTCTGGCCGATACGCTATCGACACCAGCATTGGTAGCAGTGATGGTGCGCTTATTTGCCATTGCACCCAATTCCCTGCGCTGGGGTTTGCTTCAATTTCCCGGTAGGGAAAGCAATCTCCTCTGGCAATCTATCACCTCCAAATAG
- a CDS encoding calcium-binding protein, protein MSLLLPGSTDPLFISEFEGAEFFGSPQDGGGAFAVGQEDTTNLFVFDDTNDVAVGGDEVDIFMANGGDDNIMGAEGTDFLFGGFGDDIVRGGEGDDVVVGNEGSDILISGSGSDIYEYFADQILPGDLDIILDFESGEDAVVIVGSTDINYDNSTGFLTVDGTTAAVLDAGLELEVLTRANSSVVFDAGADVSGFGAATVPEETDEQLRADALDSEGEYEVLSIVDASPSLAPGSTVPLFISNFEGAQFFDAPQDGGGVFAVGQEDTTNIFVFGDSNDVAAGGDEVDIFMANGGDDNIMGAEGTDFLFGGIGDDIVRGGEGDDVVVGNEGSDVLIGGAGADIFEFFADQFGIGDLDVVLDFESGSDALVIVGSIDASYDSATGFVAVDGTEVATLDAGLNLDVLVRGNSAVIS, encoded by the coding sequence ATGTCCTTATTATTACCTGGTAGTACCGACCCTTTATTTATTAGTGAATTTGAAGGGGCTGAGTTTTTTGGTAGTCCACAAGATGGCGGTGGAGCTTTTGCTGTTGGGCAGGAAGATACTACCAATCTTTTTGTGTTTGATGACACTAATGATGTTGCTGTAGGTGGTGATGAAGTTGATATTTTTATGGCCAATGGCGGCGACGACAACATCATGGGAGCTGAAGGGACTGATTTCTTGTTTGGAGGATTTGGCGATGATATTGTCCGGGGCGGAGAAGGAGATGATGTGGTTGTTGGTAATGAAGGCTCAGATATCTTAATCAGCGGCAGTGGAAGCGATATCTATGAGTATTTTGCAGATCAGATCCTGCCTGGTGATCTAGATATCATCTTGGATTTTGAGTCGGGCGAAGACGCTGTGGTGATTGTTGGTAGTACAGATATTAACTACGATAACTCGACTGGTTTTCTAACAGTGGATGGAACGACAGCAGCTGTTCTAGATGCAGGGTTAGAACTAGAGGTGTTGACGCGGGCTAATTCTTCCGTCGTCTTTGATGCGGGTGCAGATGTTTCTGGCTTTGGTGCCGCTACAGTTCCCGAAGAGACAGACGAGCAGCTAAGGGCAGACGCATTGGATAGTGAAGGGGAATATGAGGTGCTATCCATTGTGGATGCATCGCCTAGTCTGGCACCTGGGAGCACCGTTCCCCTATTTATCAGTAATTTTGAAGGGGCACAATTCTTTGATGCCCCTCAAGATGGGGGTGGCGTTTTTGCGGTGGGTCAAGAGGACACTACTAATATTTTCGTGTTTGGAGATAGTAACGATGTTGCTGCGGGTGGCGATGAAGTCGATATCTTTATGGCCAATGGTGGCGATGACAACATCATGGGAGCTGAAGGAACTGATTTCTTGTTTGGGGGCATCGGTGACGATATTGTCCGGGGCGGTGAGGGTGATGATGTGGTTGTTGGTAACGAAGGGTCTGATGTGTTGATTGGAGGGGCAGGGGCTGATATTTTTGAGTTTTTTGCTGACCAATTTGGCATCGGTGATCTCGATGTGGTGCTTGATTTTGAATCGGGTAGCGATGCCCTGGTCATTGTCGGTAGTATAGATGCCAGCTACGATAGCGCAACCGGTTTTGTGGCTGTGGATGGCACTGAAGTCGCCACATTGGATGCTGGTCTAAACCTGGATGTGCTGGTTCGAGGTAACTCTGCTGTCATTTCTTAA